A region of the Pseudoprevotella muciniphila genome:
TATTTCCACGTGATGGCAGAGCCTGTCTCTACCTGTGTCCAGGAGAGTTTGGAATTGGCGCCCCTTAGTTGTCCGCGCTTGGTAACGAGGTTATATACCCCACCCTTTCCTTCGCTGTCGCCAGGATACCAGTTCTGCACTGTGCTGTACTTCACCTCAGCGTCCTTGTTCACCACGATTTCCACAATGGCAGCATGCAGTTGGTTTTCATCGCGCATGGGTGCGGTGCAGCCTTCAAGGTAACTGACATAACCACCATCGTCGCACACGATGAGTGTACGTTCGAACTGCCCTGTATTGCGGGCATTGATGCGGAAATATGTGCTCAGTTCCATGGGACATCGCACGCCTTTTGGCACAAACACGAATGAGCCATCAGAAAAGACGGCACTATTAAGTGCTGCAAAATAGTTGTCGCGATAGGGCACCACAGAGCCGAGGTATTTCTTTACCAATTCCGGGTTTTCGCGCACTGCCTCGCTGATGGAAGAGAAGATAATGCCCTTTTCCTGCAGTTTCTCCTTGAACGTGGTCTTCACACTGACACTGTCCATCACAGCATCCACAGCCACGCCTCCTAATGCAAGGCGTTCTTCGAGCGGTATGCCGAGTTTTTCAAAAGTCTTTGCCAACTCCGGGTCGAGTTCTTTCTTGCCTTCCTTCTTCTTCGTGGGGTCTGCATAGTAAGAAATCGCCTGATAGTCTATTTTGGGCAGGTTGACGTGTGCCCAGTCGGGCTGTTCGAGTGTCTGCCAATACCGGAAAGCCTTCAACCTGAACTCCAGAAGCCATTCCGGCTCCTCCTTTCGTGTCGAAATCTGACGAATGATGTCCTCGTTGAGACCTTTCTCTATGATGTCGGTCTCCACATCGGTGGTGAAGCCGTACTCATATTGTTTATTCGCGTATTCCCGAAGTTCTTGATTGTCAGTATGCTTGTTTTCGCTCATAAGTGTGAGTCGTTCAAAGTATGAAGTTATCGAAGTTATTGAAGTTATCGCTTCGCTCGAAGTTAACGACGTTACCTAATGTTGATGTATTATTCTTTCGTTATTTATCAGTCCAAAGTATCGTCATTAACTTCGTTAACTTCGATAACTCCGATAACTTCAGAACGTTGAATTTTTACTTTTTTTCCGCTTTGCTTCCTTTCTTAGGTTGCGGCTTGGCATTCAGATCCACAATGATGGTGCTGTCGTTCATTCTTCGGCTGCCGGGGCGTAGTTGGTCGTCGTAGGGGTGCTTTTTCTTTCCCCCTGCCACTTCGTCTGTTATAAAGTCCTTCGCCATGGAAAGCAGAGATACTGTGGGGCTGAAAAGTCTTGAATCAGCAGTTTTGTCCTCGGGCAAGAGATTGATCTGCGGCAGCGTCATCACGTTGAATGCGAAACTCAGCAGCACACCGAATTTCAGTACGCTCACAGCGGCTCCTGCCAGACTGTTTGCCCATCCGAGATGCAGCACCTTCAGCGTTTTGGTTGCCACCACAGCCACCTGTCCCAGCACGATAGGTATAATGATGCATAGTATGAGAAACGCCACGATGCTGGTACCTATATTAAGTTTGCTGCCATCCACCGAAAGGTAGGGCATCAGGAACTTATAGCACAAGATTGCCAACACTATGCCCGCTATCCAGCCTCCTGCAGAGACGATTTCGCGCAACAGTCCCTGTCGCCAGCCGTTGAAGACTGCCCAGAGAAGCACTACGCCGATAAATATGTCGATATACATTACGGAATGTTCTGTTTTTGCTCCTTTAGATAAAAAAGGCAAAGAGAGACGCATTGTCCGTAGCCGCCCTCTCTTCGCCCTGAATCTGTTTGGGGAGCGAAGGTTTTACAATTTCTGTTTTACCTCTATTTCCTTGAATGTTTCGATGGTGTCGCCTTCCTTGATATCGTTGCAATTTTGCAGACTGATACCGCACTCGAAGTTGGTATTTACCTCCTTCACGTCGTCCTTGAAACGTTTGAGTGCCATGAGGCTGCCTGTGAAGACCACGATACCATCGCGTATGAGGCGTGCCTTGTCCGTGCGCGACACTTTGCCGTCCACTACGTAGCAACCAGCCACAAGTCCCACTTTCGAGATACGATACACCTGACGCACTTCCACCATTGCTGTAACCTCTTCCTTGATGATAGGCTTGAGCATACCTTCCATGGTGCCTTTGAT
Encoded here:
- the sufB gene encoding Fe-S cluster assembly protein SufB — encoded protein: MSENKHTDNQELREYANKQYEYGFTTDVETDIIEKGLNEDIIRQISTRKEEPEWLLEFRLKAFRYWQTLEQPDWAHVNLPKIDYQAISYYADPTKKKEGKKELDPELAKTFEKLGIPLEERLALGGVAVDAVMDSVSVKTTFKEKLQEKGIIFSSISEAVRENPELVKKYLGSVVPYRDNYFAALNSAVFSDGSFVFVPKGVRCPMELSTYFRINARNTGQFERTLIVCDDGGYVSYLEGCTAPMRDENQLHAAIVEIVVNKDAEVKYSTVQNWYPGDSEGKGGVYNLVTKRGQLRGANSKLSWTQVETGSAITWKYPSCVLMGEGAQAEFYSVAVTNHHQEADTGTKMIHLAPNTRSTIISKGISAGYSQNSYRGLVHMGKKAAGARNYSSCDSLLLSNTSGAHTFPYIDCGNPDAIVEHEATTSKISEDQLLYCTQRGIPVEDAVALIVGGYAKEVINKLPMEFAVEATKLLSVSLEGSVG
- a CDS encoding CvpA family protein, with translation MYIDIFIGVVLLWAVFNGWRQGLLREIVSAGGWIAGIVLAILCYKFLMPYLSVDGSKLNIGTSIVAFLILCIIIPIVLGQVAVVATKTLKVLHLGWANSLAGAAVSVLKFGVLLSFAFNVMTLPQINLLPEDKTADSRLFSPTVSLLSMAKDFITDEVAGGKKKHPYDDQLRPGSRRMNDSTIIVDLNAKPQPKKGSKAEKK